The following is a genomic window from Chitinophaga caseinilytica.
ACAAGATCGGCACCATCCGTTCCCAGGGCACGCTCAACATCGTGAAAGCCATGCAGGCGGCCGGTATCCGTAGGTTCGTCTGCCAGACGTCGCTGGGGTATGGGGATAGCGTGGCAACGCTTCGCCGCACGCCTTTCGTGTTCCGGTTCATCATCGTTCCGTTCATCCTGAAAAAAGGCTTCGCCGACCATGCGCTGCAGGAATCGCATGTGCGCAGCAGCGGGCTGGATTGGGTGATCGTTCGGCCGGGGAACCTGACAGACGGGCCTTTGACGGAAAAGTACCGCCACGGTTTCGCAGCCAACGATCCGAGGATCCAGGTGAAAGTGTCGCGGGCAGACGTGGCGCATTTTATGTTACAGCAAATCAAATCTCATGCATATCTCAGACAAACACCCGGCATCTCTTACTGAAGGTTTTCCCGGACTGGTGCTGCTCGCGGCCACGATCACGACCTGCCTGTCGGCCGGTGTCTTTTACGCCTACGCGGTGTCAGTAGTTCCCGGGATCGGGCGGATCAAGGACGGGGCTTATCTTTCCGCGATCCAATCCATCAACCGCGCCATCCTGAACCCCTGGTTCCTGGTCGTTTTCATGGCGCCGGTATTTTTGCTGCCTTTCGGTTCGTGGCAACAGTTCTCGAAGCCGCCGGACGCGGCGTGGTGGGCGCTGGCAGCGGCTGCGGCGATTTATATCGTCGGCGTGTTCGGGGTAACGGTGGCATGCAATGTGCCGTTGAACGAGTGGCTGGACAAGCAAGACCTGGCCTCCGCAGGGGAGGGCGTGCTCAAAGAGTGGCGCCTCCGGTTCGAGGGGCCTTGGAACCGCTGGAACCTCGTGCGCACGGTGGCTTCGGTCATCTCCGCGATGCTTTCCGTCTGGGCTGTGCTGAAGCTGCGGTAGTGAACCTTTTGGCTGGGATGTCCGTTTTCTATCCACACACGGCCCTGTGGCCCCAAAACCTTCTTTATGAAATGGATCATCTCCGCGCTTGCGCTCATCGCGCCTGGCATCATGCTGGGACAAGAACGCCCACAACCCGTTACGCTCATCAACAATGTCCGGATCTTTACCGGCAAGGATGCGGCTCCCTTCACCGGAAATCTGCTGGTTACCGGCAACGTCATCACTAAAATCTCGACCGGCCCCATCGCTACCGATCGCAGCATGAACACCACGATCATCGAGGGGAATGGCCAATTCCTCATGCCAGGGCTCATCGACGCGCATTACCATTGCATGTTCGCCAATGTAACGCAAGTGATGGTCATGGCGAAAGATTACGGGTTCGTGGTGTTAATGGCGGCAATGAACGCAAGGGAAGCGCTCATGCGCGGGTTCACCAGCGTGCGCGACATGGGCGGCCCCATTTTCGGGCTGAAAGATGCGATAGACG
Proteins encoded in this region:
- a CDS encoding SDR family oxidoreductase — encoded protein: MQLIIFGANGKTGRQLTQQALAAGHRVTAFVRNPASLDIEHPLLTKLAGDALNEAAVREAVKGHDAVLSTLGSPANKIGTIRSQGTLNIVKAMQAAGIRRFVCQTSLGYGDSVATLRRTPFVFRFIIVPFILKKGFADHALQESHVRSSGLDWVIVRPGNLTDGPLTEKYRHGFAANDPRIQVKVSRADVAHFMLQQIKSHAYLRQTPGISY
- a CDS encoding DUF1772 domain-containing protein; amino-acid sequence: MHISDKHPASLTEGFPGLVLLAATITTCLSAGVFYAYAVSVVPGIGRIKDGAYLSAIQSINRAILNPWFLVVFMAPVFLLPFGSWQQFSKPPDAAWWALAAAAAIYIVGVFGVTVACNVPLNEWLDKQDLASAGEGVLKEWRLRFEGPWNRWNLVRTVASVISAMLSVWAVLKLR